The following coding sequences are from one Psychrobacter sp. AH5 window:
- a CDS encoding molybdopterin molybdotransferase MoeA, which produces MITVQALQSAIKQRVHSYNEQDFALSKRPVISCPLLQSDQQVLAEYIIAPFAIPRQNVSAMDGYAIASKSSLSNASIIEIVGESQAGSPYTGVLKAGQGIRIFTGAVVPDSCTTVVMQENTNFELIKDKIDKSQPYEIILAKAADVDANIRKQGEEIQQNELILEQGKRLNPADISLLANLGICEVKVFKPLTVGLLATGDELVALGDKLKHSAQIYNSNTPTLKSLLKPLPIIINDYGIIADDMAQTTKVVTKAMKKCDVLISTAGVSVGDYDYLTSVVEQLGQINHYKVAMKPGKPFVFGELTKNVEVPVLYFGLPGNPLSTVVGSLQFVIPALWQLLGVSKPEQPMQLTLKATLKDDIKKSVGRMDFQRGLLSKAADGSYQVDCFRRQQSHRIKQLSHANCFIVLAQDSGDIAAGTEVEVQPFPWI; this is translated from the coding sequence ATGATTACAGTACAAGCGTTACAGTCGGCGATAAAGCAGCGAGTACATAGCTATAATGAGCAGGACTTTGCTTTGTCTAAAAGGCCAGTAATAAGCTGCCCTTTGTTACAGAGTGATCAGCAGGTATTGGCAGAGTATATCATCGCCCCTTTTGCCATTCCTAGGCAGAACGTCTCAGCGATGGATGGTTATGCTATTGCCAGTAAGAGTAGCCTATCTAACGCTAGTATTATTGAGATTGTGGGCGAATCACAAGCTGGCAGTCCTTATACTGGCGTACTAAAAGCAGGGCAGGGTATTCGCATCTTTACCGGCGCGGTTGTCCCCGATAGCTGCACTACAGTAGTCATGCAAGAGAATACTAACTTTGAGCTGATAAAAGATAAAATTGATAAGTCGCAGCCTTATGAGATTATCTTAGCCAAAGCCGCTGACGTTGACGCCAATATTCGTAAGCAGGGCGAGGAGATTCAGCAAAACGAGCTGATACTCGAGCAAGGCAAACGCCTTAATCCGGCTGATATAAGTCTGCTTGCCAATTTGGGAATCTGTGAGGTCAAAGTATTCAAGCCGCTCACCGTAGGCTTGCTAGCAACGGGCGATGAGCTAGTCGCGCTTGGGGATAAGCTCAAGCATTCCGCCCAAATTTATAACTCCAATACCCCTACGCTCAAAAGTTTACTCAAGCCATTACCGATAATCATCAACGATTACGGCATTATTGCTGATGATATGGCGCAGACCACTAAAGTGGTGACAAAAGCGATGAAAAAGTGCGATGTGCTAATCTCAACGGCTGGGGTTTCGGTTGGTGATTATGATTATTTGACTAGCGTCGTTGAGCAATTGGGTCAGATAAACCATTACAAAGTAGCGATGAAACCTGGCAAGCCCTTTGTATTTGGTGAGCTGACAAAAAATGTTGAGGTGCCTGTCCTGTATTTCGGTCTGCCGGGTAATCCGCTATCTACCGTGGTAGGCTCATTGCAATTTGTCATTCCCGCTTTATGGCAGCTACTCGGAGTCAGTAAGCCGGAGCAGCCCATGCAGCTGACCCTAAAAGCCACACTAAAGGACGATATCAAAAAATCGGTAGGTCGGATGGACTTTCAGCGCGGCTTATTATCAAAAGCGGCAGATGGCAGCTATCAAGTTGACTGTTTTCGCCGTCAGCAATCGCACCGAATCAAGCAGCTTAGTCATGCTAATTGCTTCATTGTGTTAGCGCAAGACAGCGGCGATATTGCCGCAGGAACTGAGGTAGAGGTACAGCCTTTTCCTTGGATATAA
- a CDS encoding globin domain-containing protein translates to MASVQTIEIVKATVPVLEEHGATITTVFYKNMFNEHPELLDIFNETNQKLGRQQTALATTVLAAAKHLDKLETLLPQVTQISHKHRALQILPEHYPIVGHHLLGAIKEVLGEAANDDIINAWSEAYDEIADVFIQLEETMYEQALWDGFATFKVVEKSAVATDIAAFTVIPVDENQVIDLDKFTLTAGQYITVKTDPTDSDNLALRHYSLYSAHTDEGIKFAVRRDNRNEHYGLVSNYLHDEVEVGDTILLSAPAGDFALNQDLMGQNDIPLVLISAGVGVTPILSILEAQIASNPKRPIIWAYACQNEQHHAFDKQVNQLLASAKDVEKQVFYFDSGKLLDDRYLATLPEPADIYVCGSMPFMESIIDGLTALNHGLDKVHYEPFGPKMSLQAS, encoded by the coding sequence ATGGCTTCTGTACAAACTATTGAGATTGTCAAAGCAACTGTTCCTGTGCTTGAAGAGCATGGGGCTACCATTACCACTGTATTTTACAAAAATATGTTTAATGAGCATCCTGAGCTATTAGATATCTTTAATGAAACCAATCAAAAATTAGGCCGACAACAGACGGCGCTTGCGACAACGGTACTAGCGGCAGCCAAACATCTAGATAAGTTAGAGACGCTATTGCCACAAGTGACGCAAATTAGCCACAAACATCGCGCCCTACAAATCTTGCCCGAGCATTATCCTATTGTAGGTCATCATCTATTAGGCGCTATTAAAGAGGTGCTAGGCGAGGCGGCTAACGACGACATTATTAACGCTTGGTCTGAGGCTTATGACGAGATTGCTGATGTTTTTATTCAGCTAGAAGAGACGATGTATGAGCAAGCATTATGGGATGGTTTTGCTACTTTTAAAGTAGTAGAGAAGTCTGCTGTAGCTACTGATATTGCTGCTTTTACCGTGATTCCAGTAGATGAAAACCAAGTTATTGATTTGGATAAATTTACCCTGACAGCGGGTCAATATATCACCGTAAAAACAGATCCTACAGACAGCGATAATTTAGCACTGCGTCACTACTCTTTATACTCGGCCCATACCGATGAAGGTATTAAGTTTGCGGTAAGACGCGATAATCGTAATGAGCATTATGGTCTGGTTTCTAATTATTTGCATGATGAGGTAGAGGTTGGCGATACTATTTTGTTATCAGCGCCTGCCGGCGACTTTGCGCTAAATCAAGATTTGATGGGACAAAATGATATTCCATTAGTGCTGATTAGTGCAGGCGTTGGAGTTACGCCTATTTTATCAATATTAGAAGCGCAAATAGCGAGCAATCCAAAGCGTCCTATTATTTGGGCTTATGCTTGTCAAAATGAGCAGCATCACGCCTTTGATAAGCAAGTAAATCAGCTTTTAGCGTCAGCAAAAGACGTAGAAAAACAGGTTTTCTATTTTGATTCTGGAAAACTTTTGGATGATCGTTATTTGGCAACTTTGCCAGAACCTGCCGATATTTATGTCTGCGGCTCAATGCCATTTATGGAAAGTATCATTGATGGTTTAACGGCTCTAAATCATGGGCTGGATAAGGTTCATTATGAGCCATTTGGTCCTAAGATGAGTTTGCAAGCGTCTTAA
- the moaA gene encoding GTP 3',8-cyclase MoaA, whose translation MTHLAPISGNEPRYALSPASTSLTPLFSPSKPQPLTDNFSRQLTYLRLSITDFCNFRCEYCLPDGYQGKPPEGELTVAEIATLVRGFAQVGTVKVRITGGEPSIRRDVVDIIKTIKQTPGIETVAMTSNGYKLGKHLASWQAAGLNQINISMDSFDAKVFHKMTGFDMLPQLLSDMDTLLETTDIKLKINSILMAETAYENLINAIDYVKQRPVTYRFIEFMQTSDNSELFFAQHAQSDMISHYLLQQGWQPHARGSAGGPAIEYSHADYLGRIGIIAPYAAHFCDSCNRLRVSSQGKVHLCLFDQGNYDIREHLRADDVAGLVKSLHSFMPIKPEHHYLHEANSGMMSNLSLIGG comes from the coding sequence ATGACCCATCTTGCCCCCATATCAGGCAATGAGCCGCGCTATGCTCTTAGCCCCGCATCTACATCGCTTACGCCCCTATTCAGTCCTAGCAAACCACAACCGCTGACCGATAATTTTTCGCGGCAGCTGACTTACTTGCGTCTGTCTATCACAGACTTTTGCAATTTTCGCTGCGAGTACTGTTTGCCGGATGGCTACCAAGGTAAGCCGCCTGAAGGAGAGTTGACGGTCGCAGAAATAGCAACGCTAGTACGCGGATTTGCACAAGTAGGAACCGTTAAAGTTAGAATTACCGGCGGCGAGCCTTCTATTCGCCGTGATGTGGTCGATATTATCAAAACCATCAAGCAGACTCCCGGTATCGAGACGGTAGCGATGACCAGTAATGGCTATAAGCTTGGCAAGCATTTGGCCAGCTGGCAGGCTGCGGGACTCAATCAGATCAATATCAGTATGGATAGCTTTGATGCCAAAGTTTTTCATAAAATGACTGGGTTTGATATGTTGCCGCAGTTGCTGAGCGATATGGATACATTGCTTGAGACGACTGATATTAAGCTAAAAATAAACAGCATCTTGATGGCTGAGACCGCTTATGAAAACCTAATCAACGCTATCGATTACGTCAAGCAGCGTCCTGTCACTTATCGCTTTATCGAATTTATGCAAACGAGCGATAATAGCGAGCTGTTTTTTGCTCAGCACGCGCAGTCCGATATGATTAGCCATTATTTATTGCAGCAAGGCTGGCAGCCACACGCGCGCGGTAGTGCTGGTGGTCCGGCGATAGAATACAGTCACGCCGATTATCTTGGCCGCATTGGTATCATTGCCCCTTACGCTGCACACTTTTGTGATAGCTGTAATCGCTTGCGGGTCAGTAGTCAAGGCAAGGTACATCTATGCTTATTTGATCAGGGCAATTATGATATTCGTGAGCATTTACGCGCGGATGATGTGGCAGGTTTAGTCAAGAGCCTGCATAGCTTTATGCCAATCAAGCCTGAGCATCATTATTTGCATGAGGCTAATAGTGGCATGATGTCCAACTTATCGCTGATTGGCGGTTAG
- a CDS encoding peptidylprolyl isomerase: MTVNTYNPTEHANHNSHSTHSTHSHQATTANRIPVSSDEDIIRIMPTTDDLKKPHSDKEFIERAMAEERSNHKNLIASSRDELPCVTVNGVMIDRIAIAQELQYHPAANKEDAVFLATQALVVRELLRLAVLDEPSLGAAAWDKDEEQAISALIDKNVQATIADTATCERYYQQNMADFKTDPIMSVRHILLACAPDDGDERLKLKKSAYELIEQIKTDSNPSAQFIELARQYSACPSKEQGGELGVIDKGQTVPEFESHLFKLEAGLAPSPIESRYGFHIVEVLDKQPGIQMTYEQVSPAIHNKLSQQAFHQALCDYLFTLANEANIEGIEMSLEQENIFRG, from the coding sequence ATGACGGTCAATACCTATAACCCAACTGAACACGCTAATCATAATAGCCATAGTACTCACAGTACCCATAGTCATCAGGCCACTACTGCTAACCGTATACCAGTGAGTAGTGACGAGGATATTATCCGTATCATGCCGACGACAGACGATCTAAAAAAACCGCATTCGGATAAAGAGTTTATCGAAAGAGCGATGGCAGAGGAGAGAAGTAATCACAAAAACCTAATCGCCTCAAGCCGTGATGAGCTGCCTTGTGTTACGGTCAATGGGGTAATGATTGATAGAATAGCTATCGCCCAAGAGCTACAGTACCATCCGGCGGCTAATAAAGAAGATGCGGTGTTTTTGGCAACACAAGCTTTGGTCGTGCGCGAGCTGCTAAGGCTAGCGGTGTTAGACGAGCCAAGTTTAGGCGCAGCGGCGTGGGATAAAGATGAAGAACAAGCCATCTCTGCATTGATTGACAAAAACGTACAAGCCACTATCGCCGATACCGCGACTTGTGAGCGTTATTATCAACAAAATATGGCAGACTTTAAGACCGATCCTATTATGTCGGTGCGTCATATTTTATTAGCCTGCGCGCCTGATGACGGTGACGAGCGTCTCAAGCTCAAAAAGAGCGCTTATGAGCTGATTGAGCAGATCAAAACCGATAGCAATCCTAGTGCTCAGTTTATTGAGTTAGCCCGTCAATATTCTGCTTGTCCCTCAAAAGAGCAAGGTGGAGAGTTAGGTGTGATTGATAAAGGTCAAACCGTTCCTGAGTTTGAAAGCCATCTCTTTAAGTTAGAGGCAGGTCTGGCCCCTAGTCCGATTGAGAGCCGCTACGGTTTTCATATCGTTGAGGTGCTAGATAAGCAGCCTGGTATTCAAATGACTTATGAGCAGGTAAGCCCTGCTATTCACAATAAGCTGAGCCAACAAGCCTTTCACCAAGCGCTATGCGATTATCTTTTCACTTTAGCCAATGAGGCTAATATAGAAGGTATTGAAATGAGCCTTGAGCAAGAAAATATCTTTCGAGGCTAA